The sequence TTTTTCTCCTGATGGAAGACGTAATCTCATCATGAATATTTCACCATCTGCACATCTGTAATGAATAGCCTTGGGCTCCTGTTGTATTTTTTCTGTACATGACTTTTAAAAGACCCCATACTTCCTCTGAAAGTGTCATCATCCTGTTTCATACAATACATCACGTCTCTCTTCCCATGTCTGAAGGTACTTAGAaccaaaggaaaaaaagaaatgaagaaaaagaaaaaataacaacagaCTGGAAATgcgtgcattttttttttctccccaataATTTATAACCCATGTAACCCGCTTAACCCAGCTTGGTCTTGACTTTAAGTTCACGTTTGCTTAGTTTGCACACTTGGGAGCATAGAGGTTCTTGCCTTGAGTGttcaaaattaaaacagaaaaacgtGTCACTGTGTGTCAAAAGATAGCTAAAAATTAGtgctaataaaatacacatactcATATTGATTTATGACCATGAAGTTCATTGCTGGGTTCAGGTGTTCATTCACTAGAGAAGAGCGGAGTGGGTAAGGGGGTTATTTAAGACTGGACAGCACAAGGTCAGAAACACCCTGTGGAGTTCCGATTGATAATATAGAGAAGAGTACAGGATTTTCTGCCCATTTCTTATAGATATGTCAAGTTTTCTAAAGAAATGTAGTtataaaaatatcaaataggattctattgataaatacatatacGGACATGAGTTTTCTATGGAAAATTCTAAAACGTTCTATGGGTTTTATAAATATCTGTTGATTTCTGTGGATCTGTTGTGAGGTTCAAGTCTAGCATTGCTCCCTTCTTTTCTGCCAACCAACCTAATTCTGCTTCAAAAGAAGAAAATCAGGGGTATAATAGCATCAGAAAGACATGGTTGAGTTTGACAAGCATGATAACGCAGAATAAACCACTGAATTCAATAACGGGGTTAAAATTGTGTCTGTCTTAAGGTATTATTGTTGTTCAAACAGCATCTGAGAAAGGAATGACTTGAAATGTCTCAGTGGATAGAAAAACCTAAACATGTGAAGCACACTTTAGGAAACCTATTTTCTGGAAATACCACAGTCTGGTTTTGTTGGAAGGGGGGGTCTGAAATGGGAGCATTAACACATAAAAATCAAttggataaaacaaaacaaaaacaacaacaaccatctTAAAAGGTTTTCAGTTATCCCACAGTTTGGTTGACCAATAAACAAGGGTTCACAGATTAGTTGCTCATTACATATCATTTTACAAACGGGAAGGCTGAGCTCCAATACTTTTCACTGCAGTGTGGTCAAATATATATGGTGGACCATTTGCCATTTCCAGCATAGATACTAATTCTTAatcatcattaaaaaaacaataataattattatcattataaaaataaaacccaaatTAAACAGCCCACAAACAATAATTTAACGAAAATGCTTAGTGGGTTTGTCATATTTTCTCAGCCTGAGAGTGATTTCTGGCAGTTGCCTATAACATTGACAAGACGTCAACAACAGTCACAAGTTTAACAGAGTAATCCTTTGATTtgtattctttttcttttcttctttcaaaCAAGGTGCCAAATTCATTGCaaatttcaaacaaacaaaaaaaaaggctttttttCTCCAAATACTGAAACTCGCACCAACAttcaaatttattttttgtgcaattaaaataaaaacaaacaaacaaaaacagaaaaaaacatcacCTGTACTCCTCAATGAGAGTGCTTTCAAATAGCTCTTCAGCCACTCAAGTtagttaaaacattttaaaaacaggttTATATGTCCCTACTAAAAGGTTATAGTgctacaaagaaaataataataaaaaaaaaatcctatcaGTAAGGTAACACATTTGAAGCGAGGTCTattacaaaatcaaaacaaaaaatagaaagTAAGCCCGAGAGTAAAGGTGTCCAATTTTACTTTGAATTATGTAACCAACTGTCCATCACACCTCTTCACAAACTGACCTAATGTCTTGGCTCACTAGACCCAGTAATGAGCTAAAAGGAAGGCTGTTTCAATGAAAAGGTGAGAAACACTTCCATATCTTGGCTGTCCTGCTTGAAAACAATAAGTGCAGACCACACTTCTCTGAATCTcccctttctttctctgaaatgaATGTTAGGCCTTGAAAGAGCCAAGCCTCCAGAACAACAGGCATGACCCTTCTTGGCTTCAAAAAGTGCataaacagtattattattattaccctaAAAAAGGACTAAgtgtgcatttttttaaaataaagtggtCCCCACTTTATGaggttatttatttcaatactaTCACTCATTATGTTTCATGATAGTAGCATACAATACCACCTGGACAAGTAGTCATTGTGATTAACGACAATAGCAACAACAACGACGACAACAAAACGACAGTCACAAGTCTGAGAAGTGTTATCTATCTCTCATGAAGGTCCTGCACATTGATAAGTGTCCTAAACACCGTTGAGGTCTGTTGTTTGGGAGGAAAATTCAAAGAGTGGCCAGTCCAGAGGCTGGTTGAGAAAGGTTAGGCAATCCAAATGTTTATCCCATTTCTGTTGGGGGTCAGAGTGGCTGAGGAACACCTCTGCTCGCGGGCAATGAAAGTGCTGCTTCTGGTCACATCAGTgtaccacacacgcacacgcacacgcaggcacgcacacacacgcacacgcacacatacgcGCACAAGTGCACATGCATACACCAACCCCCATCCCTGAGAAAGAGCTATGAAAGGTTTTCTTTTTGGCCTTCGATAGGGAGCAAGAAATGATGTCACTTGCAAGGGCCTCTGCCTttctggggaaaacaaaatacaggaaaatatttctttataaaaaaaacaacaacaaaaaaacaactccaGGGCACTTGTAAGTCAGAAGGGGTAAGGGGGAGAGGACGCTTAAGTTTGAATCCATGAGACTTGTATTAACAGACAGATCTAGAAGCATAGGACCTACCAGAGCCTGCGGGAAGGACTCAGTTCCTTAATGGGCAGGGACAAAGTTACATGCTCCTTATGACACATCCACTTTCTCTCATTTTAGAGTGAGGCactcagaaagaaagaacaaaccTCAATGAATAAAAGCTTTAACAGGTGACATCATTTGCCAAATCCCCATGAAGTGACCCAGACAAAACGCAAAAACCAATTTCTAAGTACAACTCTTGCCAGGAACagtcatgtttctttttttttcttttttctttttttatataacatactGTACAGACTTCCCCTCTGATTGAGGAATGCATCCTGACGATTTGACTTAGAAACAAATTGTCTGGAAACAGTCGACAGAAAAAGCCTGTGTTCAGTTCCTTAGAAggtcatataaatatatacgtatgtgtatatattatatacatatacatatatatacatatatatatatatatatatatacatatacatacacatatatacatatatatatatatatatatatatatatatatacacatatacatatacatatatatatatataaacatattgcaaGCTGGACATTGTACAGAggcacattgctaaactggtaAGGTTCACTCTCTATCTGCATATTCTCCAGTTTGAGGCAAAAGCTTGTTGGGCAGAccaaaacttttaaaatatatgtaaaaatacaatgggggggaaataaaacaCAAGGCAAGAAACAACTGGAAAAATAACGGGTAAAAACAAGGTAACGAAGCTACACTAGCTGTTATGAGTTGGCacaaacgaaaaacaaaatatacaggTATTGCACATACTAAGCCAAAACAAAAAGGGTGAATTGATGCCTAGATAGAGATAATCTTACTACCCGGGATTTCCTtttgaattatatattattacactgTTGGAAAtgagaagaaaatacaaaaaatgaaatcacaCTATGTGTAATCACGCTCACTCCTTTTTTTAATAGTGTCAAATTCAATCCAGTCAgttacttttttcccctgcaTTCATACTGTATCAACAGACTCTCCTGTTGCTTCACCAGTGGTACTTGCTTGAGCCACCGTCTTCGTACATTAACTGCACTTTCTCGCCAGGCTAAAATatgcctctctctccccatcccagtttaaaaacagaaagctCTGAGAATGAGAGTGCCCTGAGTAGAGAATACGGAAGAACTGAGTGTGTGACACAGAGTGAAATAAAAACACCTTGTAATATGCAGAGAAGAACACAACACGGTAGAATATGGCAAGACACACGTTTGAGCCGCACCATCACAGAAATTCTACTATAtgcttttatttgtgtgtgtgtgcacggcAAGAAGAATGCTGACAGTTATTCTGATTATTGGgggaatataaaaaaataaagtgtttttattttcaggaaAAGAGATTTCTGGTACAAAAGGTCACATTTGATGGTGTCTAAAATGGGTCTGTCCAGCTTTGTGTGAAAACACAGGCTGGCATAAGGACCCCAGTATAAAACAGCATAATATACGTGTGCTTGAACCTGGAAATGCAGTTTGAGAAGGAAGGTCTGGGGTTGCATTGTGAGCGAAGGATGAACACCTGGGGAACTGCACAGTAGCTCCACTTGAACAGTGAGTGGTTTGTATGGGTGAATGGACtcagtttgcttttttattgaCTAGACTTCAGGAGTCAAACTGGTTACTTGTGGGTACCTGAAATAAGCGGAGGAAAACAAATGCCTCTGCCATGTTACAAGAGAGAAATACACCCAATTGAAGCAGGCATTGATGGACATTACCGCATATTCTTGTGGGAATGGCTTCTAACCTCTCCCAAAACGCTTAATGgaggcaaaataaaatgaaacaaaactgcTGACAATCTCTCAGTCTGTCATTGATATTGGATTATACGTGATGGTTTTGGTTCTAGTGCTCATATGGATATTAAGTGATATTAAGTGAGGTCAAGGTTGTGGTCAGTTCAGAACCctttatttgaatatttgtgaAGCCGATAATTCAGCATCTCTAGGTAAGACTTTGTAGGTTCTTCTCTTGAAAGTCACGCACACAGCTTTGACTGCCATTTACTGTACAGCTATTCAAAaactttgtctgtgtgtgtgtgtgtgtgtacatgtgatTAATCTTTCATTTACCTTTTTTAATATGCTGCTCTTAAACTTGGGGCACTTGTGAAGCAACAATGAACATCGCTGACTGATGTGTGGTTTTAATGTAAGTGTGCCtcaaaagaatatatattaaacttttAACACAAATGCAACTGAGGTTTTTTAATAATACAGTTTTGCCCATAGTGTAGGTCAAGCATCATACATCTTGTAGATTGTATGCTGCTCACATTTTTAaagtaacaaaaaaaactacaattCAGTTTTAGAACCTCACTTGTAACCCCCATCCCTCTTCCAGCCCCTTCTCTAGGtctaaatgaaagaaaaagcacTAGAGTGGTGTTCATCTAAGAAACCCTgtttttattatacaaaaataaagcatttcagATCTGTATGGGTACATCCCACCCCCACTGCAACATCCCTAGCTAACAGACTCCGAATTGAGAACCTAACACCTGAAGGAGGCTGTTGCCTCGTGGCCAATCAGAAAGTCTTACAGGCAAGTGCAGTTTGACCGGTGGCTCTCCTGTGACCAACTGCTGTCACTGCTCTACACAGATATGCTGAAGATCCAAAGTCTggttggaaaaaacaaaagagtAGGAGAGTAGACCTAGGGCCTAGAAGTTAGGCAGACTTGTTAAGTAACTGCTACATTTGAGTCATAGATTTTCAGCTTCCCCATATTTACAGCTGAAAAAAATGTTACTAACTCTCCGGATGTGCAAATCGCAAGATTCTTTAAAGTATAACTTTAAACAGAAAACACTGGACAAGTTATAGAGCTATATACACTACAAAACATTGATTTCACCCCTCTCCCTCCAATCAATCAGGTTGCAAGAAAGGGTAATTTCAACGCTGTGTGGAATatatgtgtgtctgcatgtataaatatacatattttgtgtgtgtatatgtatatataaatatatacaaattcatatatatatatatattatatgtaaatgtatatagtcacacatacatatatatatatatatatatatatatatatatatatttgttttttttatagagGTATACCCCGCTTTGCATGACTGCTCTATGCATGGATTCATCATAGCATGAATGTATTGCCCtaattaatttcaaaattacatcttaaaaatcattaaaatatcaaacGTTATCAAAATTGAAATGCAACACTCGCTTGCATAGATAGATGGCATAGCTGTTCAATACATGTTGAGTTCATATTCAGTAATTTAATTCATATTTGAATCCAGTGTGTAAAAACAAAGCGCATGCTCCTTAACTGCAGTCAGactaacccccccccacacttgAATCAAGTGTTGAAAACAGCAGAAATCCGTGTAgcttaattattgttattattatttatttttttaagaaataaactttaaaaaataatatataataataattaagggcCCAAAACATGCTGGAAGTGAAAGTTAAAATCAAGTGAAAAAGCATCAATTAGGAACCTCTGTGgattaaaactaaaatgtcatgaaattatataaatatatatttatatttatgaccCCGTTTAGCACGAATTGATCTTGAAACTCTCTCTCGTTCAAAGCGAGGTATacctgtatatctatatctataaataatcatacattcatacatacatacatgtgatAAAGACTTATAACACTTCAACATTCTCATTCATCACAATATAAGACACTTTCACTACAACTGCACATGTACATCCCTTGTGGACACTGAAAGATATTGCTTTTCCcatcattacatttacattccgTTCTACAGAGTGAATCGAAGTCTTGTGCACCCACAGTGATCCTAATGTGACATTCTTCAAAAGACCGTCAAAACAAACGTTAACGGCCACACAACTTTGAAGTGTTTCACTGTTTTCGTTTACCATTCTCAGGCCTTTGTGCTCTTATCAAGAGAGCACCACAAATTCAAAGTGCCTCTTCCAAAGCAGTCCACCTTGGGacttgaaacaaaataaaaaaataaagctttccACTATCATATACTACTTCAGTATCACATTCATCCCTTTTATACCACATGCAACCCATCACATGTCATTTCTGTAGGTAACAGTGTTACTGAAGGTTGTTTTCTCTGTGTTATTTAAGCTAAAACTGATGAATAACATACAGTACTTGTTGAATGTTGAGaccaattttatatatatatatatatatatatatatatatatatatatatatatatatataattttcagtAAATAAGTTTGACAGATATTTTAAGTGCTTAAAGACAATCACCTGTCTCACCTCCACTAACCTTGTGTCACACATTATTTTTCTGTTAGCCTTGACACAGAGGTTAAGGTGGCAGTAGTTTCTAATTTTAAGGATTGCGTTTTGCTATCGTCTCCCTCCTATCATGTTTAGAACGCCATATGCCCATTTTAAGCACAATATAATCCACTGAAGTGACTCCTTCTGCCACTCAGGTTGTGAACGGTCATTAAAACAAACCCTGCCCATCAGTTACAATAGTCCAAAAacacaacaggaaaaaagcaaacaaaaaagaaagaaaaaaacactgctaGAGCTTTATAGAATAAAGCAGATTCTATTTTTctcaaaactattaaaaaagcTCCCTTTCCTTTCTTAAGGGACGAATGGCACTGCTTGATATAATATCTGACTGGTCTGATTGTCTCATGCTGCAGGCTGTGACACCTAGTCTACTCTAGCTAGAACTTTACCTTTCTCTGAGTGAGGTAAGTTGATTGAACAAGGGTGAGgcaatgttttcatttatttttctttttttactccAAAGGCCTTGAGACACTTTGGATTGCACGCTCTCCTTTACTGCCCCTGCCACTGCAACTCACTCAGGGGAGTTTGAAACATGCCCTTTGAACCTCCTCCGGAGATTAAGACTATTGCAGCCAATGTGGGGCCCCTAAACTGTGATCCATTACAATCACTAAGTCTCTCACCAGAATTCTGTGCACCAATCTTGATCGACTCCCCGTATTTAGACATTTCACATGAGAGAGATGTATCTTCTTAAATGAGAGCATTCCCTCATTGCTAAATATTGCTGCATAACCAGGACTtcgaggaaaaaagaaaaaaaagttctgTCATCGGATGAGAGCATTGGGCACGTTTTTAAAATGGGATTATAATCAGAAAACCTATCTGTGAAGTTATCTGAAATTACAACACTCCGAAATCCTGAGGTCAAGACAATATACTACAGATGCCTGAAGACTTATCcctgttgtttttaatttcattgcTAATCCTTGGGTGTGTCTTTGTAATTTCTAGCGGTGACAGTTCTCAAAGCCTTGTGCTCCAATGCACAGCGGCAAAATTGTGCAAGACAAACTgagcattgcttttttttttcactactAGGTAAAAAGGCTTAGTATGTTTAGTGGACTGCATTACCAAACTAAATGTTCAAAGATAATATTGAACTAAATATTGAACTTTTCAAACTTAAATACAAACCTTATATATAACTTTGACCATATATTCACATAATGTACATCTCTTAAGTGTGCTTTAGAAGGTACTGTTTCTaacagagaaacagtgtcttAATTCGGGATGAGCCAGATGGgcataaataaaaagcaaatgtaaacaGCTTAAAGCATGTAAAGCTCTTCAACACATATTCATCAGGACTGTTTCCCTTTAAAATAACTTTAAGTCAGTCTTTGGGGTGCGATACAGACGGTGATTGGAGTTAAAAGCGTTCcaaatcatttataaaagtGCCACTGTTACTGAGTGTGTGATTCTCAAAAATGATTTGGGAGGTGTCATTATAAAGGGTCTAGTACTACAATTTTCGAATGCATGGGTTGGGTTTCATTATTTCTGATCCACTTCCACTTCAGGGTCTTGAATCATGAGTTTACACTCCTCAATGTTTCACGCTCACTGTACAGCTTAAAACCAAATCATGTATGCAACTGCAAGGTGTTTACTGTTTATAGACTGGAGAACACATAAGGTATATGGTATATACTTTTCTTTTCAGGAAACATAAAAAATGGAGcccgaacacacacacacacatatatagatatatatatatatatatatatacacacacacacacatacatacatgtatgtgtgtatatatacatatatatatatatacatatatatatatatatacacatatatatatacatatatatatatacacacacaatatatatatatcgaaaATACACAAGAATTTGCTGAAACAACCAAAATATGTATcgtatctaaaaaaaaaaagaaaaaaaaagaaaacaacgaGATCAAGTGCCAGGGGTGGCTGACATCATGTCAACCCCTACCAGCGATCTTGTCACCTCGGTAATGAGATGTAGGGGAGTGATTCCGTCCTGCCACCCCATGCATCGAAACCCTACATTGGAAAGTGCTGATATTCTACATTCTGAACCAACAGCACAAACATCTCAAGTAAAAGCCCACATGACCACATTGCGAAGGCTTCGTCAAGTACAAAAGGTTGTTTCTCAATATAAAGGTGCAAATGACCCCCCTCCCCTCAAAAAGCTACATCTTGGGATGAAGTCAACAAGCGTGACACTGTTTAGCTATCTCTCCTGCTGACGTTCCTTGGCTTGCTACTTTCAACTGGGCCTTTATTACTGTAATTCTCTTTTGCAATGTACCTCCTGAATCTCACTGGACCTACATTATGAGGGAAGTTAACTCTTTAAAGCAATTTTTAGGAGGAAGCCACAGACCAGCCTGTCTTGTCACATTCCTGGTAGAGTCAAGCAGTGCACAAGCGcccgtgtgttgtgtgtgtgtgtgtgtatatatacagacatatatatatatatatatatatatatatatacacacacacatacatacagacacacatatatattcccTCTCATAACTTCCCAAGAATGTGGAACAAACAACTGCGCCAATTGCCTGTGTAATACCAAATGCAACTATTACAAGGTTATAACATGAACCTAAAGTAGGATGATAAATGTAAATACTGGGTTATTTAGCCTACAGTACAGTAATCTGGATAGATAAcaaaggaaaaactaaaaaaaaaaacgttatgAAGGGAAGTtattttcttccacattataaAAAGTCCCCCATTAGCCTTCACTTGCCTATATTCGACCTGCCTTCGATGCAGATTTTAACCTCCTGAGGGATAAAAGAGGGCTTGGGCAGAGTCAATGGAGGCTCCTCTTCCGTTTTCTCCACTTTGCGTCCCTCTGGGGCTGACCACCTTCTCTTCCTTGTCGTTGGCTTGCTGCCGGCTTCTGTTTTAGGGGGCAGGGGCCTGCAGGTGTCAGGAAGGGTCTTGTCCAGAAACTTCAGTTCCCCATTCTCAGAGACGGCCTGCGGACCGATGGTGCCCGCCCCGCCGGCCCGCTGCCCCAGTCCATTCTCCTGCTCAATGTAGCGGCCCCGCCCACTGTACAGCCCCTCTCCTTTGGGGGATTTCAGCAGGAGCCCGCTGCTGCCGTCCGGGCCCTGGCTCTTCTTCAGGGAGCCGTTCCTCAGGTTCTTCAGGGTGAGCGAGATGCACACATCGCCCACGGACAGCTTCGCGCAGGCCAGCTCAAACAGTTGGGtggtcctctctgggcagcagGAGGACCAGCCCTGGCCGAAAACGAAGAAGGGGTACTCCACTAAAACCTCCACGCTTACCTGTGGAATAAGCAACATTAACAAGTCTCCTAATTGTCAATTACAGGCCCCAGCTAGCAACAGTAATGATTCGTATTGTTATGACTgagaagggatttttttttctaaaaggcttagttggggaaaaaaaatatatatatatttggtatCATTATTTGATACACTGAAAATAAGAATGTTAACTCATGTGTTACTCTCCTGAAACCATTAAAGAGGTTTAGAGAGGTTTTGAAGAAGACATCTTAAGCTGATAGTAACAgtacatgaaaacaaataataggTGAAACAAAGTTGATGTTTTTAAAGTAACCATGAATCCTCCATTTTGAATATTATTACTTTTGAAAGTGACTCTAGGAAGATGCAAAGTCTCTCAGCCTAACAGACTAAACAGATTAAGGTCTTTAAACACAGTCTTCTATATGAAACAGCAAAGAATTTTGGCTGTGAACTGCATGCTTTTCCATCAGCTTGATGCCTTTTGGCTTCATATCCTCCACAAACCACACCAAATCTGGACATAACAGTGTATCTGTGGGGTGTATCTGTGGTATGGAGAGGATTGCAGAGCTTGCACGAGTTCTGGATATAATAAAATTCCTACGCACTGAGTTGGttgcaaatatttataaatctCTCTTCATTCTTTACATTGCAAATTCAAACTTGTTTGCTTCAAATTGCATTGGTCAGGACCACATAGGACATCTTGGTTTAAATCGACATATTAATTTGGGATTGAAAAAGTTTTAATTCattgatattaaaaatatttctttaaaaatattggTGACATGCACATTTATTCTTACCTTTTTGGAAGCACATGGCTTCAATCACAAGTAACTTAATTAAGGTTACAATATGGTTATCACTGACCTAATGACTTGTTTAGTAACACTTACTAAACAATCTTatttacaaacacacaacaagGTCCACTGCTGAAACTGACCCATTTCTGTTCAAATTATTGTAAATTTCAACTGTTCAGTATTGTTGATTGTCCACAAAATCATGACCAACACACAAAGACAAGATTGTGAGCGTAGATGAAAAACCTCACCTGAGCTCGATGCTCTCCAACCGCAAACTGGATGATGGCAAAGTTGGGTGTCTGGCTGCCCTCGATCCGCTCTACTGTGCTGGAGTCGATCTTCAGGTCGTTGCTGATCTCCGCACTCTGGATGAAGTCCTCGGTCTTAAGGTCCTCCACTCTTTTGAGCTCACCGTCTGCCAGTTGGATAATAGAGCCCTTCATGAAGTAGGGGGGCagtgaaggagaggaggaggctgggggaggaggcagTACGTTAGCAGGGGCACTAGCAGGGACTATGGGTAAGTGGAGCTGGGCCTGCACCACAGCAGCAGTGTGGTAAGTGGATGGGGACTGTGGCTCGCTAGACACGAAAGGCTCACACTTAGGGACTGTCGTGGCAACAAAGGTGTGAGGCACTGCTGCGAACTGCTGGGACGACGTGACGATTGAATGGCCGGATTCCAGCTCCCCACCGCTGCTGCTCACAGGGATGAGCAAGGGCTGGTTCCCGGGAATGACCAAGTGCTGGGGCAGGTTAGTATGGTACCCGACGGAGGTCTGCTGCTGCCCACTTCCTGTGATGTAGCCGATGATGGGCGGCTGGGCGGTGGTGGGGTAGAAATTGGTAGCAGGGAGGCCCAGGGAGAGCTGCTCGGTGGCATTGTGAGTGGTGTGGATAACGGTGTGAGGAGAGAGAGTGGTGACTGCCGCTTTCAAACTGTCCGCACCAAGCTGCGAGGAAGAGAAGGTGAACGAGGAAGCCCTGGACACAGGCTTCCCCATGCAGAGGCCTCCTGCCTTCTCGTTGTGGCTGCCGGAGGATGGTGATTTCTCCCTGGTCATCTCTAAGTCGGCACTGCTGGTCGCGTGGCTGTTGGGCACCAGCATCAGTGAGGTCCGTAGCCCTGAGGTTTCATGTGTGCTGTAGTCGGGAGGGAGCATGACGTGCCGGGCCTCATA is a genomic window of Amia ocellicauda isolate fAmiCal2 chromosome 10, fAmiCal2.hap1, whole genome shotgun sequence containing:
- the atxn1a gene encoding ataxin-1a; this encodes MKSNQERSNECLPPKKREIPASNLPSDEKPVVVAPASESQRGENLTWLANVASRQNSTGRHSSMPSEVGLTQESSVYKQLPTTVEYLSSSRVSKPGATVTTLPAAVYPPLSQPGGTIQYTQLPPNLQFTYTGPYTGYIPSQLISPTATTAPTPSSQRTHLEAYTAAVISQASKVDQHHQLGRSPGLVAAGGTPPPPPSVQPTNQYVQIASSPLSVSSPPTHLPLHLHSHQAVIPHALTLGGPPQVVVQYADGPSAKKEDGRTREMLNGELEKGRRYGLSPEMAKASSGAKGASSQQHHHHHHQQQQHHYEARHVMLPPDYSTHETSGLRTSLMLVPNSHATSSADLEMTREKSPSSGSHNEKAGGLCMGKPVSRASSFTFSSSQLGADSLKAAVTTLSPHTVIHTTHNATEQLSLGLPATNFYPTTAQPPIIGYITGSGQQQTSVGYHTNLPQHLVIPGNQPLLIPVSSSGGELESGHSIVTSSQQFAAVPHTFVATTVPKCEPFVSSEPQSPSTYHTAAVVQAQLHLPIVPASAPANVLPPPPASSSPSLPPYFMKGSIIQLADGELKRVEDLKTEDFIQSAEISNDLKIDSSTVERIEGSQTPNFAIIQFAVGEHRAQVSVEVLVEYPFFVFGQGWSSCCPERTTQLFELACAKLSVGDVCISLTLKNLRNGSLKKSQGPDGSSGLLLKSPKGEGLYSGRGRYIEQENGLGQRAGGAGTIGPQAVSENGELKFLDKTLPDTCRPLPPKTEAGSKPTTRKRRWSAPEGRKVEKTEEEPPLTLPKPSFIPQEVKICIEGRSNIGK